Proteins co-encoded in one Bacteroidota bacterium genomic window:
- the purD gene encoding phosphoribosylamine--glycine ligase: MNVLILGSGGREHAFAWKIAQSKKLKQLYCLPGNAGTAQHAINVPLSETDFEGIKKWVLEKHITLVLVGPEVPLVKGVHDFFLADEALKKVKVIGPTRQAAQLEGSKDFSKKFMLRHNIPTAKYRTIISQNISEGYEFLESLEAPYVLKADGLAAGKGVVILNELGLAKKELNSMLHNNKFGDAGNVVVIEEFLKGIELSVFVLTDGVSYKILPSAKDYKRIGEGDTGPNTGGMGAVSPVPFANNEFMQKVEQQIIIPTIKGLKKEKIKYSGFIFIGLMNVKGNPFVIEYNCRMGDPETEVVIPLIESDFLTLMHSVGNKTLGKQELVVSGKTAATVMLVSGGYPDEYKKGIPINGIDKVIGSTVFHAGTLQHENKLKTNGGRVMAVTSLATNISDAVAISLENAAKIDFDGKYYRKDIGKDLLL, translated from the coding sequence ATGAATGTTTTAATACTTGGTTCAGGAGGGCGTGAACATGCTTTTGCATGGAAAATAGCCCAATCTAAAAAACTCAAACAATTGTACTGTCTGCCCGGTAATGCCGGTACAGCGCAGCATGCGATAAATGTACCTTTGTCGGAAACCGATTTTGAAGGAATAAAAAAATGGGTACTTGAAAAGCACATTACTTTAGTTCTGGTAGGACCTGAAGTACCTCTTGTAAAAGGAGTTCATGATTTTTTTCTTGCTGATGAAGCCTTGAAAAAGGTGAAAGTGATTGGACCTACACGACAAGCTGCACAACTGGAAGGAAGTAAGGATTTTTCCAAAAAGTTTATGCTTCGTCATAACATTCCTACTGCAAAATACCGCACAATTATATCTCAAAACATTAGTGAAGGATACGAATTTTTAGAAAGTTTGGAAGCTCCTTATGTGCTAAAAGCCGATGGATTAGCAGCAGGGAAAGGGGTCGTAATTTTGAACGAGTTAGGACTGGCTAAAAAAGAATTAAATAGCATGCTCCATAATAATAAATTTGGTGATGCTGGCAATGTGGTTGTTATTGAAGAATTTTTAAAAGGCATCGAACTTTCTGTATTTGTTTTAACCGATGGTGTATCCTATAAAATATTGCCATCGGCTAAAGATTACAAACGAATAGGAGAGGGCGACACAGGACCCAATACCGGCGGAATGGGCGCTGTGAGTCCGGTTCCATTTGCAAACAATGAGTTTATGCAAAAGGTTGAACAGCAAATTATTATCCCAACAATTAAAGGCCTGAAAAAAGAAAAAATAAAGTACTCTGGCTTTATTTTTATTGGCTTAATGAATGTAAAAGGAAATCCTTTTGTAATCGAATACAACTGTCGTATGGGCGATCCCGAAACGGAGGTTGTAATTCCACTTATTGAATCCGACTTTTTAACCTTGATGCATAGTGTGGGTAACAAAACGTTAGGTAAACAAGAGTTAGTGGTATCAGGTAAAACTGCAGCTACTGTGATGTTAGTTTCAGGAGGCTATCCCGATGAATATAAAAAAGGAATACCAATTAATGGAATTGATAAAGTAATTGGTAGCACTGTATTTCACGCCGGAACCTTGCAGCATGAAAATAAATTGAAAACCAACGGTGGTAGAGTTATGGCAGTTACTTCGTTGGCAACTAACATAAGCGATGCTGTAGCAATATCGCTAGAAAATGCAGCAAAAATTGATTTTGACGGAAAGTATTATCGAAAGGATATTGGTAAGGATTTACTTCTGTAA
- the purQ gene encoding phosphoribosylformylglycinamidine synthase subunit PurQ, which produces MKFGVVVFPGSNCDQDMVYVLQSIMKQRVVQLWHKDSDLQGCDFIVLPGGFSFGDYLRSGAIARFSPIMEKVIEFANAGGNVLGICNGFQILCEAGLLPGALLHNTSQKFISKNTYIKSQTSNSRVTAAINKNKALCIPIAHGEGRYFTDAETLKKLNNQDQILFRYCDQHGAINDAANPNGSLENIAGICNHQRNVFGMMPHPERAADKELRNVDGKLIFDSILSLVKSY; this is translated from the coding sequence ATGAAATTTGGTGTAGTGGTTTTTCCGGGATCCAATTGTGATCAGGATATGGTATATGTATTACAAAGCATAATGAAACAAAGGGTTGTTCAACTCTGGCACAAGGACAGCGACTTACAAGGTTGTGACTTTATTGTTTTACCCGGTGGATTTTCATTTGGAGATTACTTGCGATCGGGAGCTATTGCCCGTTTTTCGCCTATAATGGAAAAAGTGATTGAGTTTGCTAATGCAGGTGGTAATGTGTTGGGTATATGTAACGGCTTTCAAATATTATGTGAAGCAGGTTTATTACCTGGAGCATTACTTCATAATACTTCACAAAAATTTATTTCGAAAAATACCTATATAAAATCGCAAACTTCCAATTCGCGAGTAACTGCTGCCATCAATAAAAATAAAGCGCTTTGCATACCAATTGCTCATGGCGAAGGTCGCTATTTTACAGATGCCGAAACATTGAAAAAGTTGAACAATCAGGATCAGATTTTATTTCGCTATTGCGACCAACATGGTGCAATAAACGATGCTGCTAATCCCAATGGTTCACTTGAAAATATTGCAGGAATTTGCAATCATCAACGCAACGTATTTGGCATGATGCCACATCCCGAAAGAGCTGCCGATAAAGAGTTACGTAATGTTGATGGGAAATTAATATTTGATTCAATTCTTAGTTTAGTTAAGTCTTATTAA
- the dut gene encoding dUTP diphosphatase → MQVKIINQSSNALPEYATLASAGMDIRAFITQNIVLHPGERVLIPTGLFIELPVGTEAQIRPRSGLAFKNGVTVLNAPGTIDADYRGEIKVLLINLSKVDFTIQNGERIAQLIVAKHERVQWETVDNINETARGAGGFGHTGKV, encoded by the coding sequence ATGCAGGTTAAAATTATTAATCAATCTTCAAATGCACTTCCCGAATATGCTACATTGGCTTCTGCCGGAATGGATATTCGTGCCTTTATAACTCAAAATATAGTGCTTCATCCGGGCGAACGTGTGCTTATACCAACAGGTTTATTTATTGAATTACCGGTTGGAACTGAAGCGCAAATTCGACCACGCAGTGGCTTGGCGTTTAAAAATGGAGTAACTGTGCTTAACGCACCAGGTACAATTGATGCTGATTATCGTGGGGAAATTAAGGTACTTTTAATAAATTTGTCGAAGGTTGATTTTACCATACAAAATGGCGAACGCATTGCTCAATTAATAGTTGCAAAACACGAACGTGTGCAATGGGAAACAGTTGATAATATTAATGAAACTGCAAGAGGAGCCGGAGGTTTTGGTCATACCGGAAAGGTATAA
- a CDS encoding nucleotidyltransferase — protein MKIIVPMAGMGKRMRPHTLTVPKPLLPIAGKPTVQRLVEDIAKVCNEKIEEVNFIIGRFGAEAEANLIKVAESIGAKGKISYQDQALGTAHAILCAKESLKGKVIVAFADTLFKADFKLDEGNDGTIWVQKIEDPRMFGVVKVNADNIITDFVEKPEEFVSDLAIIGIYYFRDGEYLNRELQYLLDNNIMEKGEYQLTNALENMKQQGAKFIPGRISEWLDCGNKDSSVFTNQRYLEYIKNEKLVADSAKIIDSVIIPPCYIGENVELKNAVVGPHVSIGNNSSVHNSVVRNSIIQTNAKINHGLIENSMFGNFSVYHGKSTDLSVGDYTVIKG, from the coding sequence ATGAAAATTATTGTACCAATGGCAGGAATGGGAAAACGCATGCGACCGCATACGCTAACTGTTCCTAAACCCTTATTGCCTATAGCCGGAAAACCTACTGTTCAGCGTTTGGTTGAAGACATCGCTAAAGTTTGCAACGAAAAAATTGAAGAGGTTAATTTTATCATCGGTCGTTTCGGTGCTGAAGCTGAAGCAAATCTTATTAAAGTTGCTGAAAGTATTGGTGCTAAAGGAAAAATCTCGTACCAAGATCAAGCTTTGGGCACGGCTCATGCAATTTTGTGCGCTAAAGAATCGCTGAAAGGTAAAGTTATTGTTGCATTTGCAGATACTTTGTTTAAAGCCGATTTTAAACTAGATGAAGGAAATGATGGTACCATTTGGGTTCAAAAAATTGAGGATCCTCGCATGTTTGGTGTGGTTAAGGTAAATGCCGACAACATCATTACCGATTTTGTTGAAAAGCCCGAAGAGTTTGTAAGCGATTTAGCTATTATTGGTATTTATTATTTTAGAGATGGAGAATACCTGAACCGTGAATTACAATACCTGTTGGATAATAATATTATGGAAAAGGGCGAGTATCAATTGACCAATGCCCTTGAAAACATGAAACAACAAGGTGCTAAATTTATTCCGGGCCGCATTAGCGAATGGCTCGATTGCGGTAATAAAGATTCATCCGTTTTTACAAATCAACGTTATTTAGAATACATAAAAAATGAAAAGCTAGTTGCTGATTCTGCTAAAATAATTGACTCTGTTATCATTCCACCATGCTATATTGGCGAAAATGTGGAACTTAAAAATGCAGTTGTTGGACCACATGTTTCTATTGGAAACAATAGTTCGGTTCACAATTCAGTGGTACGAAACAGTATTATTCAAACAAATGCAAAAATCAATCATGGTTTGATTGAAAATTCAATGTTTGGTAATTTTTCGGTATATCATGGAAAATCAACAGATTTGAGTGTAGGTGACTATACTGTTATAAAAGGTTAA
- a CDS encoding tetratricopeptide repeat protein encodes MNKNSRILFLLAIGLSWLVACSPANKSGSTATKSKRSSTSKLSDQQHMLFDRLFYDANKEKMLNNFPEAANLFRKCLQIDPSSAASMYELANLLYVKGDYVNAESYCRSALTLQPQNEWYQSLYADALTRNKKFADAIKVREKMCSQFPDRLDLKYDLATAYWYASRFDEAIDTYNEIEKISGINRELIERKKLIYIQQNKLDKAIIEVKKLIDSDPSQVMYYGMLAELYAANKMNEKAMEMYQMILKIEPENAMVHLMLSDYYGHQKQPEKAFEEMKLAFNNAGLEIEVKIKQLLPYYSNAEFNDTIKSQAFELLTILEKTHPKEAMAFSIYGDFLYRDKKFTEAKDKYKKAVELDKDKQSIWIQLLFVESQINDYQAMLTDSKEAMELFPNEPTTFFFNGVANLQLGDNKAAIKSLEKGVDLVVENKTFEGQFYANLGDAYYRDKQMGKSDSAYEKALEINPKDTYVLNNYSYYLSLRNVDLDKAETMSRQANELEPENGNSQDTYAWILYAQKKYLDAKIWIEKAIVNEGDKNPVILEHYGDILFKLNEKNKALEYWMKAKDAGKGSDFLEKKINEKTLFE; translated from the coding sequence ATGAACAAGAATTCACGTATACTTTTTTTACTTGCAATTGGCCTAAGCTGGCTTGTTGCTTGTTCTCCGGCCAATAAATCCGGTAGCACGGCTACAAAGTCTAAAAGGTCCTCTACCTCAAAGCTATCCGATCAGCAGCACATGTTATTCGATCGCCTTTTTTATGATGCGAACAAAGAAAAAATGTTGAATAACTTTCCGGAAGCTGCAAATTTATTCAGGAAATGTTTGCAGATAGATCCTTCAAGCGCTGCAAGCATGTATGAACTTGCTAATTTGCTGTATGTAAAAGGCGATTATGTAAATGCAGAATCTTATTGTCGTTCTGCACTTACACTACAACCTCAAAATGAATGGTATCAATCCTTGTATGCCGATGCACTTACACGTAATAAAAAATTTGCGGATGCTATAAAAGTGCGTGAAAAAATGTGCAGCCAATTTCCCGATAGGCTAGATTTAAAGTATGATTTAGCAACAGCATATTGGTATGCATCTCGATTTGACGAAGCCATTGATACGTATAATGAAATCGAAAAAATTAGTGGTATTAATCGAGAATTGATTGAACGAAAAAAATTAATTTATATTCAACAAAATAAATTAGATAAAGCAATAATTGAAGTAAAGAAACTTATTGATAGCGATCCAAGTCAGGTGATGTATTATGGCATGTTGGCTGAATTATATGCAGCCAACAAAATGAATGAGAAGGCAATGGAAATGTATCAAATGATTTTAAAAATTGAGCCGGAAAATGCCATGGTTCACTTGATGTTGAGTGATTATTATGGACATCAGAAACAACCCGAAAAGGCATTTGAAGAAATGAAATTAGCCTTTAACAATGCAGGTCTCGAGATTGAAGTAAAAATTAAACAATTGCTTCCTTACTATTCCAATGCTGAGTTTAATGATACTATTAAATCGCAGGCATTTGAATTATTAACTATACTTGAAAAGACACATCCTAAAGAAGCAATGGCTTTTTCAATTTATGGAGATTTTTTGTATCGTGATAAAAAATTTACGGAAGCAAAAGACAAGTATAAAAAGGCCGTTGAGCTTGATAAGGACAAGCAATCCATTTGGATTCAGTTACTTTTTGTTGAATCTCAAATAAACGATTACCAAGCTATGCTTACCGATAGCAAGGAGGCCATGGAATTATTCCCCAATGAGCCAACTACTTTCTTTTTCAACGGAGTGGCAAATTTGCAATTGGGAGACAACAAAGCTGCAATAAAATCACTTGAGAAAGGAGTGGATCTTGTGGTGGAAAATAAAACATTTGAAGGACAATTTTATGCAAATTTAGGGGATGCCTATTACCGAGATAAGCAAATGGGGAAATCAGATTCGGCATATGAAAAGGCGCTTGAGATTAATCCAAAGGATACTTATGTGTTAAACAATTACAGCTATTACCTTTCACTCCGCAATGTTGATTTAGACAAAGCGGAAACGATGTCGCGACAGGCTAACGAACTTGAACCAGAAAATGGTAATTCACAAGATACTTATGCTTGGATTTTATATGCGCAAAAGAAATACTTGGATGCTAAAATTTGGATTGAAAAAGCTATTGTAAATGAAGGAGATAAAAATCCTGTTATCCTTGAACACTACGGTGATATTTTGTTTAAATTAAATGAGAAGAACAAAGCTCTTGAATATTGGATGAAGGCAAAAGATGCCGGAAAAGGTTCTGATTTTTTAGAGAAAAAAATAAATGAAAAAACTCTTTTTGAATAA
- a CDS encoding DUF4292 domain-containing protein — protein MPSHFRPLVVLAVTLFLVACRGSKHAINTTPVVTPEVRADFKSAKVLSELLVENEFKYHWLTSKFDAEAVIDDKTTNFNVSVRARKDSALWMSISPSIGIEVARLLATEDSVKFIDRLHGKYFCGDYAYLSNILHTELDFDML, from the coding sequence TTGCCCAGCCATTTCCGGCCGTTAGTAGTATTAGCTGTTACTTTATTTTTAGTTGCTTGTCGAGGATCCAAACATGCTATAAACACAACGCCTGTTGTAACACCCGAAGTACGGGCCGATTTTAAAAGTGCAAAAGTATTGTCTGAATTATTAGTTGAAAACGAGTTTAAATACCATTGGCTTACTTCTAAATTTGATGCAGAAGCGGTTATTGATGATAAGACAACTAATTTTAATGTATCAGTTCGCGCCCGTAAAGACAGCGCTTTGTGGATGAGCATTTCGCCAAGTATAGGAATAGAAGTTGCTCGCTTGCTTGCCACTGAAGATTCTGTAAAGTTTATTGACCGTCTTCATGGAAAATATTTTTGTGGAGATTATGCCTATCTCAGTAACATATTACACACAGAATTAGACTTCGATATGTTATAA
- a CDS encoding DUF4292 domain-containing protein — MIDNKRYLLSTIRKRKLRKVLNENSDLKGKKDLIQSLWLEPETYKISRIYIEDFNTNRTFSAVYNDFKTVDSLSVPFQLLFDISAEKKMKIKIDYTKISRLATPQTFPFTIPTKYEKLR; from the coding sequence ATGATTGATAATAAACGGTACTTATTGAGTACTATTCGAAAAAGAAAATTAAGAAAAGTACTGAATGAAAACTCAGATTTGAAAGGTAAAAAAGATTTAATTCAAAGCTTGTGGTTGGAACCAGAAACCTATAAAATTTCAAGAATTTATATTGAAGATTTCAATACCAATCGTACATTTTCTGCAGTATATAACGACTTCAAAACCGTTGATTCGTTGAGTGTGCCCTTTCAACTTTTGTTTGATATTTCGGCCGAAAAGAAAATGAAAATAAAAATCGATTATACTAAAATAAGCCGACTGGCAACACCACAAACATTTCCTTTTACCATTCCAACAAAATATGAAAAGTTGCGTTAG
- a CDS encoding peptidoglycan DD-metalloendopeptidase family protein, translating to MKSCVSLLFLMVFCIASPAQTKKDLEKKKSQIQKEISVTNKLLDETKKNKKLSLNQLVTLNQKISMREELITTINSEITYTNVLIGSTSNSILKLQAEIKQLKSEYARMIYYASKNQNSYDRLMFIFSSSDFNQAFRRMKYFQQYSDYRKKQAIMIQLKQGELSGKLSDLAVKRSEQQNLLQNKEKEKQHLTTEKSEKEVVLAGLQSKEKQLKEDLRKKQDDASKLQAAIQRIIEEEIRKAREAAIAAEKAREKARKEKEKKNAANSKNPSASKEVTAPVKENRITENGYSLTPEAQKLSENFEANRSRLPWPVAEGVITSSFGEHEHPILKGVKVKNNGIDIATKQGAQVRSIFEGEVSGVVSIPGAGKAVIIRHGEYLSVYSNMADTFVQKGDKIKTKQFIGAALTDDENKTEVHFEIWKGSLTQNPASWIYRSN from the coding sequence ATGAAAAGTTGCGTTAGTTTACTTTTTTTAATGGTGTTTTGTATCGCAAGTCCAGCGCAAACAAAGAAGGATTTGGAGAAGAAAAAATCTCAAATTCAAAAGGAAATAAGTGTTACCAATAAACTTCTGGATGAAACGAAGAAGAATAAAAAACTTTCGTTAAACCAATTGGTTACACTCAATCAAAAAATTAGCATGCGCGAAGAATTGATTACCACAATTAATTCTGAAATTACTTATACCAATGTGCTGATTGGTTCAACTTCCAACTCGATATTGAAATTGCAAGCCGAAATTAAGCAACTCAAAAGCGAATACGCAAGAATGATTTATTACGCTAGTAAAAATCAAAATAGTTACGATCGCTTGATGTTTATTTTTTCCTCTTCCGATTTCAATCAGGCATTTCGTCGCATGAAATATTTTCAACAATACAGCGATTATCGAAAAAAGCAAGCTATAATGATTCAGCTGAAGCAAGGGGAGTTAAGTGGTAAATTATCCGACCTTGCCGTAAAGCGTTCGGAGCAACAAAATTTATTGCAAAACAAGGAAAAGGAAAAGCAACATCTTACCACAGAAAAGTCAGAAAAGGAAGTTGTATTAGCTGGTTTGCAAAGCAAGGAAAAACAATTGAAAGAAGATTTGCGCAAAAAGCAAGACGACGCAAGCAAATTACAAGCTGCCATTCAACGCATCATTGAGGAAGAAATTAGAAAGGCCAGAGAAGCTGCAATTGCTGCCGAAAAAGCAAGAGAGAAAGCTCGTAAGGAAAAGGAAAAGAAAAATGCTGCCAATTCAAAAAATCCATCAGCCTCTAAAGAAGTGACAGCGCCGGTAAAAGAAAACCGCATTACAGAAAATGGTTATTCATTAACACCGGAGGCACAAAAATTATCCGAAAATTTTGAAGCCAATCGTTCACGCTTACCTTGGCCGGTAGCCGAAGGAGTAATTACCAGCTCTTTTGGTGAACATGAACATCCAATTTTAAAAGGTGTAAAAGTTAAAAACAACGGAATTGATATTGCAACAAAACAAGGAGCACAAGTGCGCAGTATTTTTGAAGGAGAAGTTTCAGGTGTTGTTTCAATTCCGGGTGCAGGCAAAGCCGTAATTATTCGACACGGTGAATACTTATCTGTATATTCCAATATGGCCGATACCTTTGTGCAAAAGGGAGATAAAATAAAAACCAAACAATTTATTGGAGCAGCCTTAACCGATGATGAAAATAAAACAGAAGTTCATTTTGAAATCTGGAAAGGTTCTTTAACACAAAATCCTGCTTCCTGGATTTACCGGTCAAATTAA
- a CDS encoding LptE family protein gives MVVFFICCVIALESCKVNYSFTGAAIAPDVKTISIQTFPNYAPLIQPTLSQAFTEALKDKFQSQTNLQLISRGGDLTFEGSITGYSISPISIQSGTDVAAQTRLTITVSVKFTNQKNEKQNFEASFSRFSDFESSKSLATEEPRLIKEINDQLVQDIFNKAVVNW, from the coding sequence ATCGTTGTATTTTTTATTTGCTGTGTAATTGCTCTTGAAAGTTGCAAAGTAAATTACTCATTTACAGGTGCTGCAATAGCGCCCGACGTAAAAACAATATCCATACAAACGTTTCCAAATTACGCCCCACTAATACAACCTACCTTGAGTCAGGCTTTTACAGAAGCGCTTAAAGATAAATTCCAATCTCAAACGAATTTGCAATTAATTTCAAGAGGTGGAGATTTAACCTTTGAAGGTTCAATTACTGGATATTCCATTAGCCCTATTTCAATTCAGTCAGGAACCGACGTAGCTGCACAAACTCGACTTACTATAACCGTGAGTGTAAAATTCACAAATCAAAAAAACGAAAAGCAAAATTTTGAAGCCAGTTTTTCCCGCTTTTCCGACTTTGAATCTTCCAAGAGTTTGGCAACTGAAGAACCTCGTTTGATCAAAGAAATAAACGACCAATTGGTTCAGGATATTTTTAATAAAGCGGTTGTGAATTGGTAA
- a CDS encoding sigma-54-dependent Fis family transcriptional regulator, producing the protein MTIQDIKLRFGIIGSSLLLDRAIDIAKQVAPTDLTVLVTGESGSGKEVFPQIIHQLSTRKHGQYIAVNCGAIPEGTIDSELFGHEKGSFTGAHEARKGYFEMVSGGTIFLDEVAELPLSTQARLLRVLETGEFIKVGSSKVLKTDVRIIAATNVNIPEAIHKGRFREDLYYRLNTVPIKVPALRERKEDIHLLFRKFASDFASKYRMPSIKLTGAESYLENYSWPGNVRQLKNIAEQISVIEKKRDITPEILVRYLPVESNNTLPILVKGEKSDSDFNERDILYKVLFDMKKELDGVKKLVADIIQGKKITETDLAMNADPGIYTEHGMSNSVVQVHHPIINNQQPIHEIEESLSLEEKEKDFIKKALERHKGKRKNAAKELGISERTLYRKINEYKIPG; encoded by the coding sequence ATGACTATTCAAGATATAAAATTGCGTTTTGGAATTATAGGCAGTTCGCTTTTACTCGACCGCGCAATAGATATAGCTAAGCAAGTAGCGCCGACAGATTTAACTGTGCTTGTAACAGGTGAAAGCGGTTCTGGGAAGGAAGTATTTCCCCAAATAATTCATCAATTAAGTACCCGAAAACATGGTCAATACATTGCAGTAAACTGTGGGGCAATTCCTGAAGGAACAATTGATTCAGAACTTTTTGGTCATGAAAAAGGATCCTTTACAGGAGCACACGAAGCGCGCAAAGGATATTTTGAAATGGTAAGTGGCGGTACAATTTTTTTGGATGAAGTAGCAGAATTACCCTTAAGCACACAAGCTCGTTTATTAAGAGTTTTAGAAACCGGTGAATTTATTAAAGTAGGTTCGTCTAAAGTTTTGAAAACCGACGTACGAATAATTGCTGCAACCAATGTGAACATACCTGAAGCAATACACAAAGGTCGCTTTCGCGAAGATTTGTATTACCGATTAAATACAGTTCCCATTAAAGTACCGGCATTGCGCGAACGTAAAGAAGATATACATTTACTTTTTAGAAAATTTGCTTCAGATTTTGCAAGTAAATACCGAATGCCTTCTATTAAATTAACTGGAGCTGAATCGTATCTTGAAAATTATAGTTGGCCAGGAAATGTTCGTCAACTTAAAAATATAGCCGAGCAAATTTCAGTAATTGAAAAAAAGCGCGACATCACACCCGAAATCCTTGTCCGCTATCTTCCTGTTGAAAGCAACAATACATTACCCATTTTAGTAAAGGGAGAAAAATCTGACAGCGATTTTAATGAGCGCGATATTTTATACAAAGTGCTGTTTGATATGAAAAAAGAATTGGATGGAGTAAAAAAACTTGTTGCCGATATTATTCAAGGTAAGAAAATTACCGAAACTGATTTAGCAATGAATGCTGATCCCGGAATTTATACTGAACATGGAATGAGCAATTCGGTAGTACAAGTGCACCATCCAATTATAAACAACCAACAGCCAATTCACGAAATTGAGGAATCATTAAGCTTAGAAGAAAAAGAAAAAGATTTTATAAAAAAGGCATTGGAACGTCACAAAGGAAAACGTAAAAATGCAGCTAAGGAACTTGGAATTTCAGAACGTACACTTTACCGAAAAATTAACGAATACAAAATTCCGGGATAG
- the miaB gene encoding tRNA (N6-isopentenyl adenosine(37)-C2)-methylthiotransferase MiaB has translation MLTEEKIIDESKQGQPVLLDTNHAEVKRKLYLESYGCAMNFADSEVVASILVKDGFATTNVIADADVIFMNTCAIRDNAETRVRTRLQDLKKLKKQNPSLVIGILGCMAERLKSKLLEEEKLVDIVVGPDAYRDLPNLIEQVDSGQRAVNVLLSREETYADISPVRLSSNGVTAFVSITRGCDNMCAFCVVPFTRGRERSRDPESIVLEATDLFEKGYREVTLLGQNVDSYLWTGGGLKKDNPTKEELLNSTSFAQLLEKVALINPLLRVRFSTSHPKDMTDEVLHMIAKYENICNYIHLPVQSGNSAMLHQMNRGYTREWYKERITKIRELIPDCGISTDTISGFCGETDEQHADTISLMEWVVFDFAYMFKYSERPGTLAARKMKDDISEEVKQQRLAEIVALQQRLSEIKTKAGVGKTHKVLIEALSKKSKEHFSGRNQQNTTVVFPKENYSIGDYVNVLATDCTSATLIGHVV, from the coding sequence ATGTTAACGGAAGAAAAAATTATTGACGAATCAAAACAAGGACAACCTGTTTTGCTTGATACTAATCATGCAGAAGTAAAGCGAAAGTTATACCTTGAGAGTTATGGCTGTGCGATGAATTTTGCCGATAGTGAAGTGGTAGCTTCAATTCTTGTGAAGGATGGATTTGCCACTACCAATGTTATTGCAGATGCAGATGTTATTTTTATGAATACCTGCGCTATACGAGACAATGCTGAAACACGTGTTCGTACTCGCCTTCAGGATTTAAAAAAATTAAAAAAGCAAAACCCAAGTTTAGTAATTGGTATTTTGGGTTGTATGGCTGAACGCTTAAAATCGAAATTGCTGGAAGAAGAAAAATTGGTAGACATTGTTGTAGGCCCGGATGCTTATCGCGATTTACCAAACTTAATAGAACAAGTAGATTCAGGTCAACGCGCCGTAAATGTTTTACTTTCTCGGGAAGAAACCTATGCTGATATTAGTCCGGTGCGACTTTCAAGCAACGGAGTAACAGCCTTTGTTTCAATTACACGTGGGTGCGATAACATGTGTGCATTTTGCGTAGTACCCTTTACACGAGGACGCGAACGCAGCCGTGACCCTGAGTCAATAGTACTAGAAGCTACTGATTTATTTGAAAAAGGATACCGAGAAGTCACCTTGTTGGGGCAAAATGTAGATTCTTATTTATGGACTGGTGGGGGATTAAAAAAGGATAATCCTACCAAAGAAGAATTACTTAACTCAACTAGTTTTGCTCAGTTGCTTGAAAAAGTAGCATTGATAAACCCTTTATTACGTGTAAGGTTTAGCACTTCTCACCCTAAAGATATGACCGATGAGGTATTGCACATGATAGCGAAATATGAAAATATTTGCAATTATATCCATCTACCTGTGCAATCTGGAAATTCGGCGATGTTGCATCAAATGAACCGCGGCTATACCCGTGAATGGTACAAAGAACGTATTACTAAAATCAGAGAACTCATCCCAGATTGTGGCATTTCAACCGATACAATTTCAGGATTTTGTGGAGAAACTGATGAACAACATGCAGATACCATTAGTTTGATGGAATGGGTTGTTTTTGATTTTGCTTACATGTTTAAATATTCTGAACGTCCTGGTACACTAGCTGCACGAAAAATGAAAGACGATATTTCAGAAGAGGTGAAACAGCAGCGTTTAGCCGAGATTGTAGCTTTACAGCAACGCCTTTCTGAAATTAAAACTAAAGCAGGTGTTGGAAAAACTCACAAGGTGTTAATTGAAGCACTCTCTAAAAAATCGAAAGAACATTTTTCGGGTAGAAATCAACAAAACACAACAGTTGTTTTTCCAAAAGAAAATTATTCAATTGGTGATTATGTAAATGTTTTGGCAACTGATTGTACCTCTGCTACATTAATTGGACACGTGGTATAA